The genomic DNA CGACCAACTGGCGATGCCGCGCCAGAGCAGCAACGGGCCGCATAGCGGCAATCAAGTGAGCATCCAGCGCCACCGCTGGGGCGGCAACGATACTCGCAGCGCAAAGAATATCATCGTGACGGCGGTCAATGCCGCTGCCAAAATCAGCCAGAGTTTTTTGCCATCCAGCGAGAACAGAACCGCCGAGGAAAATGGTAAATCGCTGATCTCAAATTCTTCCACAACTTGCCGCAAGGCAGGTAAGATGAACGTCGCGAGCAAAACCAGCAGCACGGCGCAGAGCAAGGCGAGCAACAGCGGATAGGCGATGGCTCCTCGCACGCTGCGACGCAAATCGTGCGACGAGCGATCGATTTCGACAAGCTGCGAGAGCACGTCGGCCAGATTGCCCGAGCGGACGCCGGTTTCGATCAGGCGGAGCATGTGTTCGGGCAGCAGGCGCGGACTGTCGCGGAGCACATCGTCGAGCGAGCGGCCTTGCTCGAGACGCTGGGCGAGGGAGTTCATGGCCTCGGCCAATCGAGGGCTGGGCATTTCCTCGGCGGCCGCGCGCAATCCCGATGCCAGCGGCAAGCCCGTTTGGGCGAGTATCGCAAGCTGCTCGGCCAACAGGCGGGCTTCGTCGGCAGGGAGCGCAGGTGGGCGATCGTCGGGCATGAGCGGATAACAAGTGCAAAATGCAAATGGTAAAATGGTGCTGGCGCGTTCTCACAATTGCATGTTGAGTTTGTCTTGGATTATGGATTTAGTGCCGCGGGTATCGAGGCGTCGACATGGCGAAGTTGAAGTTCCTTTGCTGCCGGGAGTTTCGCAGCCCCCACCTGTTGCTTCGAATGATTCCCTGTAAGGCCGCTTCTTGCCCCCCGTATTATACGTGCAATGCGAAGGTCAACGTCAAGCGCCGCATGTCGCAGCGCTTGAAATTCTGCCGTGGCATCGCCAACGGGAAGGTTGAATGCGGCCCTGGGGACTTGCGTGGGCTGGCACTTCGACGCGGGGAGATGGCGAGGGCGCGATGGGGCGGTTAATTCAAGCCGCCGTTGCCTTCGTTGTTGAGATAGCGACGAAGGAACCTGGCGCGTTCAATGTTGCGGTCAGCGGTGGTGAGTTCGCTGCCGGTCAGCTTTTGCAGATGCGCCGGTTGAGTGCGGATGAAAAGTTCGTTCAACTTCAACAGGGACAAGTCGTCGATCAGTCCCAAGTTGACCCCCATTCGCACTTTCGACAGCAGCAGCATCGTTTCTTCGGAGCTAATGGTTTGGGCGGTGCGGAGGATGCCATAGGCGCGGCTTACTTGGTCGTGTAGCATTTGCTGACTTTCCTTAATCAGAAAATCGCGGGCTTCGCGCTCGTAATGAATCAGGGCGGGGACCACGTCTCCGACTTGCTCGATCAACTCAAGCTCCGAGCGGCCCAAGGTCTGCTGGTTGGAGATTTGATAGAAGTCTCCCATCGCCTGCGAGCCTTCGCCGTACAGGCCGCGGACGGCGAGGCTGATTTTTTGCAAGCTGCGAAAGACTTTTTCGATCTGCTTGGTAATCACCAGCGCCGGCAGGTGCAACAACACGCTGACGCGCGCGCCGGTGCCGACGTTGGTCGGGCAGGCGGTGAGATAGCCGAGCCGGGGGTGAAAGGCATATGTCACCTGCTCGGAAATCAAGTCATCGATGCGATTGATCTGCTCCCAAGCCCCGCGCACGTCCAAGCCGCTGTGCATGCATTGGATGCGCAAATGATCTTCCTCGTTGATCATCAGACTGACTTGCTCGCGCGGATCGATCACCACGCCGCGCGCGCCTTTGGCTTCCGCATGTTCGCGGCTGATGAGCTGGCGCTCGACGAGAAATTGGCGGTCGATCTTATCGAGGTCGCCGACGTTGACGTACATGAATTCGTCGGATGTGGCCTTGATGTGCAGCAACTTCTCGCGTAGCAGTCGTTCGATGTCGGCGCGATCTTGCTCCGACGCCTTGGTGACGAAAGGGAAATCGGCAAGATTCCGCGCGAGGCGAATGCGCGTGCTCATCACAATGTCCGCCTGCGGACCACTGGCACGCAGCCACTCGCCGATCGTATGAGTGAGGTCGTTGAGTTCCACAGTCACTATTGTAATCCAATTTCAGATGCGATTGGTTGCCGATTCACCGAAACAAAGCAGTCGCGAATGAAAAATTTGCAATGCTGACGACATGCTGGCCGAAGGCAAGCGTTTGAGACTTGGCCATGAACCATTCATCGTTCGTGTACATCGTCCAGAATCATTCAGCTTTGCTGCTCTTCGACTCGCTTAATCTCATCGCGGAGTTCTTTGGCTCGTTCGTAATCCTCTTGCCCGATCGCTTCCTTCATATCGCGGCGCATGCGGATGAGTTCGGTTCGCTGTTGCGTGCCACCGGCGCCGCGCTTCGGATGCTTTCCCTTGTGAACGGTTTCGCCGTGAATGTTGGCAATCAGCGGCTCCAACTCTTTTTCGAAAAACACGTAGTCGTTGGGGCAGCCCAGACGGCCTTGGTTGCGGAAATCGAAAAAGGTGATGCCGCAGACGGGGCAGGCGCGGCTGTCGAGCTTCTTCAGTCCCTCCGCGGCTTGACTGACGGCCATTTGCTGGGCCAGCGCGCCGGCCAACTCCGACGCCGGTCCTTGCTCGGCTTCGCCTTGAGTCAGATACTGCCGGGCATGCTCCTCGCAGAGGTGCAGCTCGGAGTGTTTGCCGCCTTCGAGTTCCGTGATGTGAAACGTCGCCGGACGTTCACACTGTTGGCACTTCATATACGGAGGGTCTGGTAATCTTTTGCCGGGTCGTCTCGCGGGCTGAATTTGGCGCCAGGCGGCTAGGCACCAGTTTTTTGCCGACGCGAACCAGTCTCACAGCAACCGCCTGATTTCGCAATGGCCCGATGGGATTCTAGCAGTGACAAGCAGGGTGTCAAGGCGAACCGAATTGGACCGAACTTTTGTGCTGGCATGAACTTATCTTGCGAACGCTGGGCAAGGTTTGGTTGTCTATTGTCGGTTCCCTTGGTATTCTGACCGCGCAGGTTTTCCGCCCACCTTTGCCGCTCGCAATATGCACTACCCCGATTTCGCAACATTTACCCGCCTGGCCGACGGCGTACAGCTTGTGCCGGTTTACCGGCGGCTGATCGGCGACTCGCTGACGCCCGTATCGGCGTTTCACAAGCTCGACGCTGGCTCGTCGGCTTGCCTGTTTGAAAGCGTCATCGGCGGCGAAAAGGTAGGGCGTTACAGTTTTCTGACGGCCGAGCCATTTCAGGAAATCGAAGCCTGCGGCAATCGTGTGAAGGTGCGGAAGTGCGGCTACACAACCGAATACGAGGCAGCCGATCCGATTGAGGAGCTGCGCCGGCAAGTGACGGCTTTGCGGGCGGCCCGCCTGGCGGAACTGCCGCCATTTGTCAGCGGGGCAATCGGCTATGCCGGCTACGACGTGGTCCGGTATACCGAGGACTTGCCGAGTGCTCCGGCCGACGATCGCGGATTGCCCGATATGTCGTTTGCGTTTTACGACCGAATGGTCGTGTTCGACAATATCACGAAGACGATCGTCG from Pirellulales bacterium includes the following:
- a CDS encoding type II secretion system F family protein, which produces MPDDRPPALPADEARLLAEQLAILAQTGLPLASGLRAAAEEMPSPRLAEAMNSLAQRLEQGRSLDDVLRDSPRLLPEHMLRLIETGVRSGNLADVLSQLVEIDRSSHDLRRSVRGAIAYPLLLALLCAVLLVLLATFILPALRQVVEEFEISDLPFSSAVLFSLDGKKLWLILAAALTAVTMIFFALRVSLPPQRWRWMLT
- a CDS encoding protein arginine kinase, encoding MTVELNDLTHTIGEWLRASGPQADIVMSTRIRLARNLADFPFVTKASEQDRADIERLLREKLLHIKATSDEFMYVNVGDLDKIDRQFLVERQLISREHAEAKGARGVVIDPREQVSLMINEEDHLRIQCMHSGLDVRGAWEQINRIDDLISEQVTYAFHPRLGYLTACPTNVGTGARVSVLLHLPALVITKQIEKVFRSLQKISLAVRGLYGEGSQAMGDFYQISNQQTLGRSELELIEQVGDVVPALIHYEREARDFLIKESQQMLHDQVSRAYGILRTAQTISSEETMLLLSKVRMGVNLGLIDDLSLLKLNELFIRTQPAHLQKLTGSELTTADRNIERARFLRRYLNNEGNGGLN
- a CDS encoding UvrB/UvrC motif-containing protein, with the translated sequence MKCQQCERPATFHITELEGGKHSELHLCEEHARQYLTQGEAEQGPASELAGALAQQMAVSQAAEGLKKLDSRACPVCGITFFDFRNQGRLGCPNDYVFFEKELEPLIANIHGETVHKGKHPKRGAGGTQQRTELIRMRRDMKEAIGQEDYERAKELRDEIKRVEEQQS